The genomic stretch CATCTACCCTAAGTCTCTCATGACAAAGCCTGTGGTTAAAGCGTACTGGCATCTGCACCCACTGTCAGCACGCGCCACATCTCTTCCCGCTTGCGGACTGGCAGAGACTCGAGCGCATGGATCGCCAGCGATCGATAAACATCAGCAAGAATCGGATGCGCGGCGAGTGCCTGAAGATGCAGTTGTATCGTGGCAATATCGCCCCGGGCGATCGGCCCGCTGAAGCTCTCCCTCGCTCCACTCGAGATAAAGTTCTGCACCGTGGAAGCGGCAATCGGAGCGAGAAGCCGCGTTGCCTGGTTCGCGCTTAACCCTGCGAGCATGGCGGCGCTCTGCGCGGCCACCAGGCTGCTGAGCAACAGCGGCGAAGCCAGCGTGGCCGCCGCGTGATACAGAATCTTATCGGAAGAATCGATGCGAAAAGGCTCGCCATGCAAGCGCCGCACCAGCAGGAACAGCCTCCGCCGCAGTGCGGAAGAGGACTCCACTGCAAACGGCGCTCCCACTAGGGTGACGGGCTTCCGCGTCGGAAAGGTCATCAAGGGGTGCACCGCAGCGGTCTGCGCTCCGGCCTCGGAAGCCGCCGCAAGCACCTCGATGGTTCTCACCCCGCTGGAGTGGAGGACGATCTGATTCTCAAGCGTTTGCCCCAGCTCCCACCGTCGCGCCACCAGCGCTTCACACACCTCTGCGATTGCGCCATCGGGCACGCATATCCAGAGGATCGGCGCATCGAGAGTCGCCTCGTCGATCGTGGTCAGGTGTAATCCTCTGGACGCCCGCTCAGGCAGGCGCCTCACCACGACTTCTCCAATGGGGAAGCCCGCAGACAAGAGCGCGGAGACGAGGGAGGTTCCCCAATTCCCCAGCCCGATCACCGTGATGCGAGGCAAGCTCGATTTCTCTTTTGAGACAGTTCCGGCGCGGCGCGACGTACGTGGTGATTTCATCATTGGGGTCCAGATCGAATGGTAACGTAAATGAGAAACTCGGAAGGACGAGGGTACATGGCAAAGAAAAAAGCAGCCAAGACAGAGAAGCCTGTTTCGTTGACCAAAAAACCAGCCAGGAATATCGAAGTGGTCTCTTCGGTGTTGAGCTACTCCGGACCACTCTTCAACGTGCATACCGATATGGTCCGCGAACCGGGCGGAACTGTCTCGCGCCGCGACGTGATCCGCCACAACGGATCGGTGGTGATGCTCGCCGTGGATGACTCGCGAAGCAAGCGCGATCCGCTGATCATCATGGAGAGACAGTATCGCCACGCAGCTAGACAATTCCTGTGGGAACTGCCCGCAGGCAAGATGGATGAAGGCGAAAAGCCGCTGGCGGCTGCAAAGCGGGAGCTGATCGAAGAGACCGGATATCGCGCGAAACGCTGGACCAAGCTGGTGCGCTACTTCGCCAGCCCGGGCTTTCTCGGGGAGTGGATGCAGGTATTTCTCGCCGAAGGACTTTCCGCAGGCATTGCTGAGCCGGAAGAAGATGAACACATCGAGGTCAAGCTTGTGCCGCTGTCGGAGGTGCTGTCGCTCATCGACGACGGACAGATCGAGGATGGAAAGACTCTGATCGCTGTCATGTTGTATGCGAGAAAAAAAGGTCTACTTCCAAAACGCGGCGCAAAGGCCTGACATAGCAGGCGTTGTGCGATACGCAATTCACGAGCAGGGTCTGAGGCAAGCTTCAGACCCTGCTCGTTTGGTTTTTAAGGGATAACCATTTGGTCACTCATCGCGTCTGTTAGTGATAAGCAGGTTGGGTTTCCCCCAGCCTCGATCTGCGTTAAGGAAGGTACGCGGCTTGTGGCAAATTACAAAGGCAAGGTGAAGTGGTTCAACAATGCGAAGGGATACGGTTTTATAGGACGCGAGGACGGCCCTGACGTTTTCGTTCACTATAGCGCCATCCAGCTCGATGGGTACAAGAGCCTGAAGGAAGGCGATGAGGTCGAATTCGACATCATTGAAGGACAGAAGGGTCCGCAGGCTGATGCGGTCACTCGCTTGCGCGAAGTAGCCTGACACATTCAGGTAAACAGTACTAAAGCACACACGCCTGGCACACATCCATCCTGCGCGTGCAGGGAAGGTGTGGGCCTGAGAGCGCGGACCCGAATCCTCGCGGGAAATAACTGCATCCACCGAAACCCGGCATATGCTGTCAGCGAATGCCGGGTTTTTGTCTGCGCATTTTCAATGCCGCGTCCGGCCGCGCGATAATGACCGCCGGGGGTTACGGTAGCCAATGGACAATCAGGGCATGGCCAGATTGCTGGCCGAAACAGCGGATCTTCTGGAAATCGGCGGAGGGGATTCCTTTCGCATTCGCTCGTATCGCAACGCTGCCGAGGCAGTGGAGTCCACCACCCTGCAAATAAGCGCCATCGTGGACGATGCCAAAAAGCTCCAGCAAATTCCCGGGATCGGCAAAGGCATGGCGGCAAATCTGCTGGCCATCGAGCGTACCGGCACGCTGCCGCTGCGCGAAGAACTGCTGACCAAATACAAACCGACGATGCTCGAACTTCTTCGCCTTCCGGGCATGGGCCCCAAGACGGTGAGCCTGTTGTGGGAGGCGCTTGAGGTCGCGGATATCGACGCGCTGGAGGCGGCCATCGATGCGGGCAAGGTCGAGGCGCTGCCGCGCTTCGGCAAGAAGCAGGCCGAGAAGCTGAAAAAAGGCATCTCCGAATATCGCAGAAACAGCGGCCGCTTCCATATCGATGAAGCGGAACTCGTAGCACAGCAAGTTGCCGGATACCTGATGGGCTTTCCCGGGATCGATAGCGTCACTCCTGCGGGCTCGCTGCGGCGTGGCCGGGAAACGATTGGAGATGTGGATCTGCTGGCCACCGGCCCTGGCTGCGAAGAGAACTGCGTGAGTGCCGCAGTGGAATACACGGCAGCGTATCCGCCTATCGCCGACATCCTTGCCAAGGGAGAAAACAAGGTCAGCTTCCGCCTCCGCAGCGGGTTGCAGGTGGACGTCCGCCTGCTGCCCCGTGCCTCGTTTGGAGCGGCGCTGCAATACTTCACCGGATCGAAGGCTCACAACGTAGCCGTGCGGCAACGCGCGTTGAAGCACGGCTACACGTTGAGCGAGTACGCCCTGGCCCGGCTCGACGATGGATCGGTGGTGGCCGGCGCGACGGAGCAGGAGATCTACGCATCGCTCGGCCTGGATTGGATTCCACCAGAACTGCGCGAAAACAACGGCGAACTGGAAGCTGCCGCGGAGCACCGGCTTCCCACGCTCATCGAACTCACCGACATTCGCGGCGATGTGCATATGCACACCGTAGCGAGCGACGGCCGCAACACCATCCGAGCTATGGCAGAGGCGGCGCTGGCACGCGGCTACGAATACATCGCGATCACGGATCACACCAAGAATCTGGCGATGACCAACGGGCTCGACGACCAACGCGCGCTGGAGCATATCGCGAAGATCCAGGAAGTGGATCGCGAGATGGAGGGCCGCATCCGCATCTTTCCCGGCATCGAAGTCGATATCCTGGCCGAGGGCGAACTCGATTTGTCCGATGAGGTTCTGGCACAGATGGATGTGGTCATTGGCAGCGTCCACTCCCTCTTTAATCAGCCGGAAGAACAGATGACCGAGCGCATGCTGCGGGCGATGGAGAACCCATATCTGCGAATCCTTGGGCATCCGACAGGCAGGCTCCTGCTGCGCCGCGAGCCATACAAGCTGGATTTGCCAAGAGTGCTGCGACGGGCGGCGGAACTCGGCGTCGCCATGGAGCACAACGCCTATCCCGACCGCCTGGACCTGTGTGACCGCGACATGAGACTGGCGAAAGAGCTGGGCGTCCCAATCGTCGTCAATACCGATTCCCACCACATCAGCCACATGGAGAAAATGCACTATGGATTGCTGCAGCTGCGGCGAGCCTGGCTGACGAAAGAAGATGTGCTGAATACCCGGGATGCCAGCAATTTTCTTGCTGCGCTGCGGCCTCGTCCGTGAAATATCGAGAGAAAAAGAGTGTTCCCTATCGTCGAGGCTGCGCAACTCGGGATACAATTTCCCCACTGTGAGCGCCACATTGAACTCTCTCTCAAGCGTGCACGACCCGGATGATCTGGGCCGGTCCTCCGATCCCGGCTCCCATGCCCTCAAGGTCGTCCTGGTAGCTCTCGTGATCGTGGTCGCAGCCATTGCCGCCTACGTCTACCTTGGCGAGAAGCCTCCGGTGGCAACCGGTGAAGTGATCCGTGTTACTACGATCCCGGTTCATAAAGAATCAAACCTTCCTGCCGCCGCTGGAATGCCGGGCCAGAGCGAGACCTTCGATGAGGTTCTGGTCATGGCCCAGGTGCGCTTCCACAACCAGTCCAAGGGGCCGCTATTCCTTCATGAAATGGAGGCGGTGCTGGATCTGCCCAACGACCTGGAGCGGACAAGCCTGGCGGTCAGTAAGACCGATTTTGAACGGGCCTTTATCGCCTATCCGGAGCTGGCACCGCTGAAGGGCACTCCCATCGTGCGCGAAATTACAGTCGAACCGGGACAAACGGTGGAGGGGCTGATGCTCTTTCCCTTCCCGCTGACGCGCGAGCAGTATGAGCAGAAGAAATCCCTCGATATCGACGTAATCTTCCTTCATCAGAAGACTTTGGCGCTGAGGGCACCGCAGTAACGGCCTCACCCCGGCAACTCACGGCAAAAATACAGCCGGCCTCGATGAGGCCGGCTGTTCTGTCTCCTGCTTCTTTGCTCTTCGGTTATTTCCCGGCGCTCTTGGGAGCGGAGATGTAGCCGACAACCTGGTTCTTATTGATATTGTTCACCACGAGTTCGTAAAGCATGGGATCCTTGCCTGTATAAAACTGCACCGGCTCGTTCAATCCCTTGTCCTTCTTCTCAATCCTCTTGTCATCTGAGATCACATTCAGCGTGAAGCGATTCCTCTTGGTATCCGCCTTTTTCAGCTCCAGGCTCACAAGCCCCACCGGAATCGGCCTGCTGCCCTTATTCAGCGTGAATTCGTAGTAGTTGCGATCACCCTTGTGCTTCAGGATCTCGAGTTCGTCGTGATTGTGCGCGATCAGGCCGCTCTGGATTCCCAGATCGCCCTTCATGCTTTGCAACTGCGTTTGCGTGGCCACCAGGTCGCTCTGCGTCTTGGCAACGTCGGTCTTCACACCGCCAACCTCGGTCTTGACTCCTGCCACTTCGCCGGAGACTGCGCCAATCTGTTTCTGAGTCTCGCTCTGTTGCTTCTCCAGGCGGGAAGCGTCGGCCTGCTGGCGGCGCATCAGATCGGTGGCCTTCGCCTCAAGCTGCTTCTGCGTCATTCCGACGGATTGGCCCAGGGTTTCAGAGGTGACTCTCAGCCGTGCGTTCGTCTCCTTCAGCGCGCTTGCCAGCTTCTCATTCTCCTGCGTCGCGGCAGCGAGAGCCACCTCAGACTTTGCAAGACGCGAGGACAGGGTGAAGCTCCATATCAATCCACCAATCGACGCTACGATGGCCAGCACCAGGCCACCGATAAAGAGTGAGGAGTAATTCCGTTCCGGTGTTTCCAACAAGTCGTCCATATTGGCCTTTCTTCCGTACAAGGGTAACTACACAAGTTGAAGGGAACTCCTCGACTGGCGTTCCCATTTCACGTTTCCCGATTTCCTTTTGACGCAGGGGAACCCCTTACGATAGTTCATTCTGCCCCCAGCCCCTAGAATAGAAGTGTGAAAAGAGCAGACATCGTCATAGCCGGCGGCGGGATCATCGGACTCTCGACCGCATTGGAGTTGGTTGCCGAGGGCCTTCGCGTCGTTGTTGTCGAACGGGGACGCCCGATGAACGAAGCGTCCTGGGCTGCCGCGGGCATGCTTGCGTCTCACGATCCGGAGAATCCGCCGATTCTCGAAGCACTCTCCGAATTGAGCATCCGGCTCTACCCGGCATTTCTTGAGCGCGTGCAAGCTCTTTCCGGACAGAGCATCCCGCTGCGCACGCGAAGAGCCCTTCAGGGCACCCGCGCAGGAGAGCACTTTGCCGCGGGAACGCCCTGCCTGGTCGATGCGGCACAGGCCAGGGACACCGTTCCCGGGCTGAACAGCGAAGGCCGCCAGTTCCTGCTTCTGGACGAGGACAGTCTGGACCCACGCGACCTCTGCCGGGCGCTGCCTCGCGCGGTGGCCGCAGCCGGCGCGGAATTGCAGGAAGAGACGACGGTCCTCTCCGTCAAAGCCAGCGGACAACGCGTTGCGGTGGAAACGACCCAGGGGATGATCGATGCAGGACATTTTCTGAACTGCTGCGGAGCGTGGTCCGGCGGGCTACCGGGCGCAACGGGAGATTTTGCGCCGGATCGCCTCGGCATCGAGCCCCGCAAAGGCCAGTTGGTCACGGTGCAGATGCCGGATCCAGACAGTCTCCGCAACGTGGTGCGCACGCCAGAGACCTACCTCGTCCCTCGCGGAGATGGGCGCATCGTGATCGGCGCTACGCTCGAACGCGCCGGGTTCGATAAGGCCGTCGATAGCGACGTGGTTCAGACACTGGTCGACGAAGCTTGCGCTCTCTGGCCGCCGCTGACCGCGGCAAGGGTGGTGGATACCTGGGTAGGACTTCGGCCAGGATCGGGCGATGGGCTACCACTGCTGGGTAACTGCGGAGAAGACCGCCTGTGGATGGCAACGGGCCACTTCCGGAACGGGATTCTTCTGGCGCCCGCCACAGCCAGGGTTATGCGCCAGCTCCTGACCGGGGAGCCTCCCGAAGTCCCCGTCCAAAGCTTCACCCCGGCTAGATTCGCGGCGGCTAAAGGCTGATTTTCTGTGACGCACGCCCCGTTTCGGACCTGTCTGCAGACGCCCGCCAAATCTCGAAAGTGACAAATGTCGAATTGCTGCGCTATAAATCAAGAATATCTAACGGCAGCCGACATGCAGGATCGGGATTCTTTGTCTTCCCCCCATTCCGGCCAGGCATTTTTAATACAAGTTTTTTTAATCAACGAAGTCAGTTGCAAGGGAGAGTGAGAAGTTATGTCCACCTCGGTCGCGGTAAAGGGTCTTGAAGGAATCGTCGCAGCCAGCTCAGGAATTTGTTTTATCGATGGAGAGGCGGGCGTCCTTGCCTACCGCGGCATAAATATCCATGAACTTGCGGAAAAATCGACATTTGAAGAGACCGCCTATCTCCTGTGGAACGGCAGGCTGCCGAATCGCGAAGAATTGGCCGAGTTCACAAAAGAGCTGACAAACGCTCGCGTGCTGGATCCTGGGATCATCAGCATGCTGCGCGCCTTTCCGCACAATGCGACCCCGATGGAAGTGCTGCGCACGGCCGTCTCGGCCCTCAGCTTTTACGACGAAGATGAAAAGATAAACGACCACAACTCCAACATTCGCAAGAGCTTCCATCTGACAGCGCAGATCGCCATGATCGTCGCTATCTACGATCGAATGCGTAAGAATCTGCCCATCATTCCAGCGGACCCATCCCTTTCGCACGCAGCCAATTTTCTATGGATGCTGAACGGCAAGAAGCCCTCGGAGACGGCAACCCGCGCTCTCGATATTGCTCTGATTCTGCATGCAGATCACGAATTGAATGCCTCTACCTTCGCAGCGCGTGTGATTGCAGCGACCCTCTCCGACATTCATTCGGCGATCACTGGAGCCCTCGGCGCCCTGAAGGGCCCGCTGCACGGTGGCGCGAATGAGGCCGTGATGCGGCTCCTCTTCCTTATCGATAAGGAGGGTGAGGATCCGGTGGAGTATGTGAAAAAACTCCTAGCCGAAAAGAAGAAGGTCATGGGCTTTGGCCATCGCGTCTACCACACGGAAGATCCGCGCGCGACCCATCTGCGACAGATGTCCGAGAGCCTCGGGCGCGCCTCCGGCAATTCCAAGTGGTTTGAGATGTCGCGCAAGATCGAAGAGTTCATCCTTAAGGAAAAGAAGCTCAACGCCAACGTCGACTTTTATTCCGCATCCACCTACACCACCCTGGGCATCGATCTCGATCTCTTCACACCCATCTTCGCGATGAGCCGGATTGCGGGTTGGACAGCTCACGTCATCGAGCAGCAGGACGACAATCGCCTGATTCGCCCGCGTGCCGAGTACATCGGGCCAGTCTATCCTGCGCCTTATGTTCCGATGGATCAAAGGCCTTAACTCGCAGGCGCGGATGCCGTGGCGGGGGAGAAGCAGGTCCTTCGCTTCGCTCAGGATGACAAGCGCTTTGCTGCATGACAATCGCTTCGCGCATGACAGTCGCTTCGTTCTGGATGACAAGCCTTCGCTCTGGTTGACAGGCGCTTTGCTGCATGACAATCGCTTCGCTCTGGACGCAAGCATGATCTCAGGATGAGGCGGTGACGCTTGGTCCTTCAGCGGGAGCCGCTCCTCGCCAACTCCCGCTGCGGATCCGGCGAGGGAGCCGCCTGCTACTTCCCTTCCATGCGGCTGCGACTTGCCGGTGGCACAATGCCATTCATCCGCATGTACTCCACCATCTGACCGTAGTGGTCCATAAAGTGAGCGATTCCGAACGAGGTCATCCCGGCGCGGGTGCCTTTCGGGGTCATCTCAAAGGCGTTCTCCGGAGTCATCGTGTCCACCGCCTTCTGGGCGACGACGAAGGAATCCTTGAGCGCCTTCACTATGTCTGCCTTCGTTGTCAGCTTCTCGATCGACGACCCATCCTCTGACGATCCGGAGAAGGATCCCCAGTAATGATAGTTCGCCTCGGCGATATGCTTTACCTGCTGCGCGAAGGTGCGGACGCCCTTGAACTCGCCCTGCGTGGGAGCGAAGTTGTATTTCTCCTCCGGCATAGCTTCGGCAGCGCTAACCACCACATTCTCAAATCCGCTAAGCAACTTACCGTAAGCCTGAGAGGGCGAAACTTTGGTGCCGACGGGGGGCATCTCAGGCTTGGCCTGACACAGCGCAGCCGTGGGCGCAAGCAGCAGGCAACAAAAGGCAAATGCCGGGAAACGGTAGGGGATCTTCACAGAACACCTCCAGAAGGGCGTATCCATTGCGACGAAAAGCCTACCAGATCCTCGACCTGCATGCAGGGCTCAGCTTGTGATGGGATGAAGGCGCTCCAGCCCGGCACACCGTAGAATAGAAACAGGGGAATCGCAGCATGCACCGCGTATACATGGACGCGAACGCCACCACGCCTCTGCTGCCGGAGGTGATGGCGGCGATGCGTCCCTGGTTCGACGAGCAGTTTGGCAACGCATCGTCGATCCATTTCCACGGACAGCGTGCGCGCGCGGCGGTCGACCACGCACGAGAAACGGTTGCCACGATGCTGGACTGCCGTCCGGCGGAGATCGTTTTTACGAGCGGCGGTACTGAGGGAGACAACCTGGCGCTCTTCGGCATGCTGCAGCCGGGAGATCACCTGATTACCAGCTCGATCGAGCACCACGCAGTGCTGCATGCGGCCGAGCACCTGCGCGATCGGGGGATCGAGGTCACATTTCTTCCGGTGTCCAGCTCCGGCCTCGTCGATCCGGAGGATGTGCGCCGCGCCCTTCGCCCGCAGACAAAACTGATCAGCGTGATGACGGCCAACAATGAGACCGGAGTGCTCCAGCCCGTTGCGGAGATCGGCCAGATTGCCCAGGAAGCAGATGTTTACTTCCATACCGACGCAGTGCAGGCTGCGGCCAAGCTGCCTTTGGATGTCAAGTCGATCGGCTGCGATCTGCTGACGATCTCAGGCCACAAGATGCATGCGCCGCAAGGAACGGGCGTCCTGTACGTTCGCCGGGGAACGCAGATTGAGCCGCTCTTTTTCGGCGGCCTCCACGAGCGTCATCGCCGCGCGGGAACCGAGAACGTCGCAGGCATCGTCGGGCTGGGCAAGGCCGCCGAGCTTGCCATGGCTGGGCTGGAGGCGGGAGTGCCCCTGAAGATGGCCGCGCTCCGCGACCGCCTGGAGACGCAGATTCTCGGGAGCATCGACGAGGCCGGGATCAACGGCGGCGAATCTCCGCGAGTGGCCAACACGACAAACCTCTGGTTCGACCACGTAGAGGCGGAGGCGCTGGTCATCGCGCTCGACCTGAAGGGTTTGGCGGTTTCGGGCGGCTCGGCGTGCCAGTCGGGCGCTACTGAGCCGTCGCATGTATTGCTGGCCATGGGACTCTCAGAGGAACGTGCCCGCGCCAGTGTGCGCTTCAGCCTGATGAAGACGACCACCGAGGAAGATGTAGATTTCGCCGCATCGCTGGTGCCGCAGGCGGTTGCGCGCCTGAGAGAACTCTCGCCTGTGTATGCGAAGAAGTCCGCGGCCACGAAGACTGCATTTGCAATGAATAGTTATGAGGAGCGGAGACTTCCATGACCGAGGGCAGCGTGAATCCGCAGACCATCGCCGTAGCCATGTCCGGAGGTGTGGATTCCTCGACAGTGGCAGCGATGCTGAAGGCGGAGGGCTACAACCTGATCGGCCTGACTCTGCAGCTCTGGAATCAGCGGCGGCTTGCCGGCAAGGAGGGCATGCCGGAGCAGGTGCAGGGCCGTTGCTGCTCGATTGATGACGTATACGACGCCCGCCACGTGGCTGAGGAGCTGGGCATTCCATACTACGTCGTGAATCAGGAGGAGCGCTTCGAGCGCGATGTGGTGCAGCCTTTCGTCCGCGAATACCTCGCCGGACGCACGCCAATTCCCTGCTCGCTCTGCAACAACCATTTGAAGTTCGATCAACTGCTGCTCACCGCGCGGCAGATTGGCGCGGACCGGATCGCTACCGGCCACTATGCCCGCAACGAGTTTGACGCCGAGCGTGGACGCTGGATCCTGAAGCGGCCCGCGGATACCTCAAAGGACCAGACTTACTTTCTCTTTGGACTTACCCAGGAGCAACTCTCCCGTACGCTTTTCCCGCTCGGCAATTACACCAAGCCGCGAGTTCGCGAGATCGCTCACCAGGCCGGACTCGCTCTGGCCTCGAAGCCGGATTCGCAGGAGATTTGCTTCATTCCCGGCGGCGACTATAAGCGCTTCATGGAAGCCTACCTCGAAGAGCAGGGAGAGGTCGTTCCGGACTCCACAGGGGAACTGGTATCTGCGGCTGGCGAGGTCCTGGGCCGTCACGAAGGCATTCACCACTTCACCGTCGGGCAGCGTAAGGGGCTGGGTGTCTCTTCCCCCTCGCCACTCTACGTTCTGCAGATCGATAACACCTCGCATCGTGTCACGGTTGGGCCGGAAGCAGATCTGGCCACCAAGACGCTGCGCGCCCGGCAATTGAACTGGATTGCGATCCCCGAATTAGCTGGCGAGATGCGGGTGCAGATCAAGATTCGCCATCGGTTTGAGCCGGCGTGGGCCACCATCCGCCAGACCGCTGCGGATGAAGTCACCGCCACGTTCGACGAGCCTGCGCGTGCGGTCACCCCAGGCCAGGCCGCGGTCTTCTATTCCGAAGATGAAGTCGTCGGCGGTGGCTGGATCGTATGACTCAACGCACCCCTTTTGCAGGGTAGCGGCTATAGAACCGGGTTTCCGCCGTTTTTGGAGTGATCGCCAGGAGCGTGATCCCGTTGCAGAAGAGTCTCAAGACCTGCGCGGAAGCCCTGAAACAGCCCCTGCACCTTGCGGACCGGGATGGCAATCCCTTCCTGCAGGCTGACCGTCGCATGGTGAAGGCCGTCCAGCGTTCCTGAGACCATGTTGTCCATTCGCTCAGCCTGATGGCGAGTGCGGTCCACCATCTCATCGACGGCGGCGTTCACGTGTTCGGTCTGATGGCGTACCGTGTGGCTCACCTCTGTGAAGTTGGTCGCCATTACTTTGATCTTTGGAGAGACATCCTCAAGGAGATGCCGGGTGGTCGCCAGTGCCGGCAGGATGTGCTCCTTCAGCTCATCCAGAAGCCGGGTTACCTCAGCTATTGCTTTCCGTGTACCCAGGAATATACCGATCAGGACACAGGCCTGAATGAAGATGCCAATCGAGGTGATTGCTGTGATCGCGATGAGAGTGTCTTGCATTGTCCATTCGTGCATGTAGTTCTGGCCCCTCGATTGGCATCGTGCTTATATAGAAAGACTGAAATTCCAGCCGGTTTAGCTTTGCGTTGGGGAAGAGGGCGTTGCCGAGCGATTGTATGCTTCCTTGCCGGCATCTACGGCTGCGGCGACTCTGTCAGTCTGCTCCCCGACGAACCCTTTGCTTTTGTCGACAAACTCTTCCCACTGGGCACGCCCACGCTCGACATACTCCTTGCCGCGATCGACGTACTGACCAGCCTGGGCCTTGGCACGCTCGGCAAGAGCGGAGGCCTGTTCGGCAGCCTCTTTGGAGCGCTGCTTCAGATACTCCGATTTTTCCCGAGCCTGAGCCGCGATATCGTCGCGGGTCTCTTTCCCGGATTTCGGAGCATAAAGAACCCCAATCAAGGCTCCCAGGCCAAGACCTGCAAGAAACCAGCTAAAACCACTGCTTTGAGTTTCCTCTGACATATTGATTCTCCTAGTCGCCCTAAGCGACGGTAAAACACCCGGATAGTGCCAAATACAGGTTTCCAGGCAAATCTGCACAACTGATGTAGATGCCTCGGTTAGTAGATATGCTGCCATGAAAAGAGGCAGCAAAGGAACCGGAACCTATTGCGTGGCCTCATCATACTGTCTTCCATACCTTTAAGTCGCCTATGGAATCACTGTATTGGAGAATAAGCAAGGGTTTTCGGATGGAAACGCCTATCCCCACTCCCCCTCAAAGCGTCTTACACTAGGAGCGGCGGAGGCCGAGCCTCAGTCCACCGGTTTAATTTTGATGCAAATCTGTTGTTCCACAAACAGCGGTTTCAGGAGAAATAATTCGATGCGCACTTCAGGAAAACTCGCACAATTGCTGCAAATCATGCTGGCAGCGTCCTTGCTTGTAGCAGCTTCAGGGTGCAAGAAACAGGCGGCGGACCAAGCCGCCACGGCGACGACCGCGGCACCGACGGATCAGCAGATGTCCTCGAATATAACGAGCAGATTGAACACGGAATCCGCGTTGAGTGGCCAACCTATCCAGGTGGCTGTGGATAACGGCAGGGCCACGCTGAGCGGCACGGTAACCGACGAAGCGTCTCGTTCCCTTGCTGCGAACGACGCAGCTTCCGTAGACGGAGTCAAGACGGTCATCAACAACCTGACGGTGCGGCCGGCGCGGTCGGAAGCTCCGGCGATGCAGGAGCCAGCACCTCGCAGGGAGCGTACACGCGCCTATGCGCCGGCACCAGCAGCGGAACCACCAGCGCCCGTGCACACCGCTGCCCAACGGACACCGGAGCCAGTCAAAGTTGTGAACCCGCCTGCGCCTCCCAAGCCAGTCACGCGGACCGTTACGGTACCCTCGGGCACAACCATACCGGTGCGTCTGACCGAGGCCCTGGAGACCGGCAAAACACAGCCAAACTCGGTATTCCACGCCTCTCTGGCCGGGGACCTGATCGCTGACGG from Acidisarcina sp. encodes the following:
- a CDS encoding cysteine desulfurase family protein — protein: MHRVYMDANATTPLLPEVMAAMRPWFDEQFGNASSIHFHGQRARAAVDHARETVATMLDCRPAEIVFTSGGTEGDNLALFGMLQPGDHLITSSIEHHAVLHAAEHLRDRGIEVTFLPVSSSGLVDPEDVRRALRPQTKLISVMTANNETGVLQPVAEIGQIAQEADVYFHTDAVQAAAKLPLDVKSIGCDLLTISGHKMHAPQGTGVLYVRRGTQIEPLFFGGLHERHRRAGTENVAGIVGLGKAAELAMAGLEAGVPLKMAALRDRLETQILGSIDEAGINGGESPRVANTTNLWFDHVEAEALVIALDLKGLAVSGGSACQSGATEPSHVLLAMGLSEERARASVRFSLMKTTTEEDVDFAASLVPQAVARLRELSPVYAKKSAATKTAFAMNSYEERRLP
- the mnmA gene encoding tRNA 2-thiouridine(34) synthase MnmA, which produces MTEGSVNPQTIAVAMSGGVDSSTVAAMLKAEGYNLIGLTLQLWNQRRLAGKEGMPEQVQGRCCSIDDVYDARHVAEELGIPYYVVNQEERFERDVVQPFVREYLAGRTPIPCSLCNNHLKFDQLLLTARQIGADRIATGHYARNEFDAERGRWILKRPADTSKDQTYFLFGLTQEQLSRTLFPLGNYTKPRVREIAHQAGLALASKPDSQEICFIPGGDYKRFMEAYLEEQGEVVPDSTGELVSAAGEVLGRHEGIHHFTVGQRKGLGVSSPSPLYVLQIDNTSHRVTVGPEADLATKTLRARQLNWIAIPELAGEMRVQIKIRHRFEPAWATIRQTAADEVTATFDEPARAVTPGQAAVFYSEDEVVGGGWIV
- a CDS encoding YtxH domain-containing protein, which gives rise to MSEETQSSGFSWFLAGLGLGALIGVLYAPKSGKETRDDIAAQAREKSEYLKQRSKEAAEQASALAERAKAQAGQYVDRGKEYVERGRAQWEEFVDKSKGFVGEQTDRVAAAVDAGKEAYNRSATPSSPTQS
- a CDS encoding BON domain-containing protein; this translates as MRTSGKLAQLLQIMLAASLLVAASGCKKQAADQAATATTAAPTDQQMSSNITSRLNTESALSGQPIQVAVDNGRATLSGTVTDEASRSLAANDAASVDGVKTVINNLTVRPARSEAPAMQEPAPRRERTRAYAPAPAAEPPAPVHTAAQRTPEPVKVVNPPAPPKPVTRTVTVPSGTTIPVRLTEALETGKTQPNSVFHASLAGDLIADGVTAIPRGASVLGRVIEAKDATHYTGNSVLTLELTQITANGQTFHLVTDPYTQQGKGRGKNTAEKVGGGAAIGALIGALAGGGKGAAIGAATGGGVGAGANTITRGEQVKLPSESMVNFRLQNPISVTTTTTPGGQQVKSYDSGDTSQPDPTLQQR